ATAAGACAAGTTATCTGCTCCGTGGGACAGGCAACTAATGCTTCAGAAAAAGCCGTTTCTAAAACCTGTGACTATATGCTGACTTGACTTTGAATGCCAGTAATCAGTTATTTTCTTTACATCTCCAGAGCATAATGTTCGCTCTTGAATCTCTGTAGATTAGTATAGCCTTCCATGTGCCAGGCGTTTAATAAACACAAGTCTAATTGATGAATGACCataaagtgttttttgtttttataagaaaatagttttttatgGTACAGTGAATAGTCTGTGGATTGAGACTAGAACTAGCAAGAATAACATTCTGCTGGGACTCCTTTGAGCAGTAATTTGCACTTCGTCTCTGCCTGTCCCTTTCCTTTCCCAAAGCTGCACTGGGCAGTAGGACTTACTTCAAGACAGACAAAGCATTTATGTTGGTTCTTATTATCCTCTCTGCCTTAAAGCGTCTGAGCCCTGGTATTTTCATAATGctcctccttgtctttttttgtttttttctcttccagtttaAGAAAAGCCCTCCTAAGATCCCATATAAGGCCATTGCGCTTGCTACAGTGCTGTTTTTGTTTGGCGCCTTTCTTATTATCATAGGCTCACTCCTGCTGGCGGGCTATATCAGCAAAGGGGTAAGCTGAAGGGCTTGTGGGAATGTGCCATGAGATCTTTACAATGTGAGCCAGAGCtctgttgttttatatttatatctagtACAGCAGATTCgagcagaaagaaaaggattttcttttagattttttcctcTGATAACAAAACATGTGTTTCTTATTTTGAGCAAAAACAGACTCCTCCCACAATTCCTATGAGGTGGATGGTGGCAGATAGGTAAATCTTCCCTCTGAGATGTTGGGTGGTTTTGCCACTGTCATAGTTTGGAACAGCAAAGGCTGTAACTGGAATAGAATGCTGTTATCGTAGCTTTGCAGTGCCACAGAGATACTAGTTAGTGTGTGGGGAGAAGCAGTGTGGCTTGTATAGGTCTGGGGCCACTAACCAATCCAGGACTTTGGGCTCGTGAATCAGATCCTTCTTACACTGGGTTTGGTTGGAGTTCTTGTTGAGCTTCCGTATAATGCCTTAGAAACCTAGAGGGGTGTCTGGTGGTTCTTTCTCTTGGGCTctatacacacatttatacacaGTGTCTAACTTGTGCTGAACTAATACTGACCATAATTCATGTCTCTTCTTCAGCACACACCAGGCCAGGTGATGATGCTTACCTTGCTCTCTGGGAGGAACACagctatattatttttttccttattctctatgtgtaaaaaaaaaaaaaaaagaattgggaaTGGTAGCCCTGTCATAATAAAATGGCTGCATATGGTTTTTAAGAAGTGTATCTGTTTTGCCTCAGGTCCTTAGTTATTTAAAACTATTAGATGGCCACCAGATGCTTACTTGGTGCACAATTTGAACACCTAACTTTATGACTTTGCCTTCAGTTAAGTTTCCTTGCAGCATGTAGTATTAATCCCAGAGGTATAATAAGGCATCTGTTAATGATAGTATAAAAATGGAGAGTGGAGGTGAGATCCACAAGCAATGAGTATCATTTCACCTTGTGTGATTTATAAATGACTACTTTATAAATAAGGATAAAGATCTTTAATTAAGAAAATCACtaatagagtttttgtttttttggtttgggtttttttacttttaattatagacatttcaaacaaaacaaaattagatGGAATAATATAACGAACCCCCATGTGACCACcacccagcttcaacagttataaacattttgtttcatctctctcccctttttttgtatattaaagCAAATACCAGATTTACATtcttctgacaagttcccaggtaatgccAGTGGTCCAGggatcacattttgagaaccattgctttagGAAGCACATAGTGGTTGTCATAATTTTTAGGTGATATCAAGATTCATTACTGGGTTCAAGTGTCCTCAGCCAAATTCATTCATTATAAACTTCCGCATCACCCTTTGCACAAATGTTCTATCATTTTCAGCATTTGTCAGCtgaaattcttctgtaaagaactTTCTCAAATCTGCTATTTGGTTACCCTGAAATACAATGTGTGTAGTGAAGGCAGAAAGTGtttgattatttctctttattgatcaacttttataaaaataccCCTGGCAACCCCAAAAGGCGACCAAAGAATTGTTAGTATCATTATAAACTTAtcatttttgaatatatttgtgtttCAATCAGTCACAGTCTGTATTCTTTTTAACATATACATTGTCCCAATTTTGGTCAATAGGAGCCCCTTCAAGTTACTCCCCTGTCTTTTAAGCCACCCGGGTAGCTTTTGCTAGCTTTCTGGCACAGCAGGTTATCCCAGCCCATCTATACATTTCCTGACCCCACTCCCAGCTTGTAAACATCTGTTTCTCTAAAGAACCCCACTTTCTTTTTGGGGAGTAGATTTAGAGATCAGAAACTGGGCATTAATAGTGTTTATTGCTATTAGTTTTCATTGTTTCCAGGCCTTTTCAGTGACGGAATCAGGAAATAAGTAGCTTTtagaaaacaagggaaaataatatatacatacatataataagatataaatatttcCAGTGCAAATTTAAGATAAGTTTgaacttaatttctttgattttctattaTGTATGTGCTAATGATATTGATATAATTACTTAATTGCCTTATCCTACATTATATACCAAATAACAGTAATAGATTTAATGCTAAGTATGAGAAGGCTGAATACACTGTAAGTTTTCTTTGCAATTCTTTTAATCCTTAGGATATATCCCATTAGGGATGTACATTCAAAAtcctgcaaaaaaataaaagaagcaagggccagccccgtggccaagtggttaagttcgcgcgctccactttggcggcctagggttttgctggttcggatcctgggggtggacatggcactgctcatcaagccatgctgaggcggcagcccacatgccacatgccacaactagaaggacccacaactaaaaatacataactatgtaccagggggctttggggagaaaaaggaaaaataaaatcttgaaaaaaaaaaaaaaagcagaaaggtagaaaatgtaaaatatcattttgtaaaatgtaaaataacagaAGTAGCACCAAGTATGTCAATTGTGAAGttgtagactttattttttgatgttCACACAGTCCATCTTTGGTTTTAAGCTTGCATTTATTGAGTCAGTGTGTGCCAGCTGGGGCCATTTGCTTTCtatgtattacctcatttaaccATGTAAGGTAAATACTCCTATTTGTGAACGATGCAGCCAAAATTATATtgattaaataacttgtcaaTATACATTGTATAAATAGCCGTGTTAGAAGGAGATTTTTAGATTGTGTTTATCTTTAGAATGAGGGAATTCTTCCTAAGCTTAAAAACAGTAGGAAAAATCATTAAGGAAAAGGAGGATAAATTTAACTGTATAAACAGTTAAAACTACACCTGAAAGGGCAAAGTAGTTTTGTAAAGGTGAATCCTTTCATTCAGCATATTTATTGAACCTTTACTGTATGTTGGGCACAGCTGGGGAAATAGGGAtgaacaaagtccctgccctcatggaactccCCCAAAAGTTGAAGTCCTACTGTTAAAAGAGACTAAACACCGTTCATCTCTTTTTGACCTGTGAATTGTACTCGTGGGAATGTACACTAAGGAATTAATCTGAAAGGCCAAGAAAAGCACTGAAGTTTATTGTGGtattctaaaataacaaaaagtgaGAGACGACAAAATTACTCACAGTCTGGGGAAgtggttaaataaaattttagtacaTCCGTTAAGTGGAATGTTACACATCATtagttgacatataatattagtttcaggtgttcaTTATAATAAATcgctatttgtatatattgggaaattatcaccacaatatgtctagttaacatccatcaccacacatagttagaaattttttgtgtgtgtgatgagaacttttcagatctactctctcagcaactttcaaatatacaatacagtattattaactgtagtcaccatgctgtcacCTGGGTACATTATGTACCCaggatttatttatattataactggaagtttgtaccttttgaccaccttccccCATTTCATCCATCCCTCACGCCCCAATGAAGAGCTTTTAATAATGTTTTGGCAATTGCTTGTTATAAGAGGCAAAAACAAGTCACAGAGTGTGATGTGTTCACAACCAAAAACTTtaaagaagcagcagaaggaaaTGAGCCAAAATATCTATGGATGAACATGGataagttatttttttataatttttagtactttgcagttttgtttttttttaaagattttattttttttcctttttctcccaaagccccccagtatgtagttgtgtatttttagttgtgggtccttccggttgtggcatgtgggacaccactacagcatggcctgacgaacggcgccatgtccatgcccaggatccaaaccagtgaaaccctgggccgctggagcagagtgtgcgaacttaaaccacttggccacggggccaggcccatgcAGTTTTTTTACAATTGATaatcaagaggaaaagagatgtaAATCTTTTCCCTTGATAGTGTACTACCCAAAGAAAATGCTCTGAAAAGTATAAGATACTGATCTATGAATTGGACCcatggctttattttcttttaaaatttgtaactTGTATGGTACTAATGCATTTGCCTCCTTCTGCCACCAGGAGGCAAACCAGGCCGTTCCCTTCCTGATCATTGGCATCTTGATGTTCCTGCCAGGATTTTACCACCTGCGCATCGCCTTCTATGCATACAAAGGCTACCGGGGTTACTCCTACGATGACATTCCAGACTTTGATGACTAGCACCCACATCAGCCCTGAGGAGAAGAGTCACACACATGGCTGAGCCCAGCTTTAAGACTTTGAGCAGAAGCTATGACTAAGGGCTGAGGAATTCTGCAGTTTGCAGATGTTAACAAAACAATGGCCAGATTTTGTGGGTCTATCCTAAAGATGTTAACTGAGCTTACAAATAGCTAATTAGGACATGCTCTATTTTTCGTCTCCTGGCCCTGGCAGAAGCTCATGATGAGTGTATTCCACATGAATATGTATCATGGGAGAGTAGCAGTGTTATGGGAAAGCAGGAGGTTACTCTGTAGTGGAAAGTGTTGCTGCCACCACCCTTTCTAGAACTGagcatttctttaaatagttCTCATCATCAATTTGTTCTTGTGACAAATGGAAGAATATAGTGTGTCAAATTTCTTATTACtaagtaatttattttgaaaatacctAAGTATCTTATCCCCTGTATTCATCTCTTAACTTTGCGTTCTAGTGGAAGACCTTGGCAAAATCAGATATCACTGTGGGTGCATCTGTAATATTTTTTACTTGCTTTCTTATTAAGCAGCAACCAGGAATTTTTTAAACCTCAGAGCaagttttcaaaatgtaaacaCTTTCTGTCTTCACCAATCCTTGGCCATCTCTGATCTGGTTTACCGATAGGTTGGCCAGCATATAATTATGGTCATTCTGTCCTTTGTAGATCAAGATGTACTGTATATCATGCCTTTAAGGACTGGACTTTTGGCTGTTTCCTAAGGAAAAATATAGATAAGTGGCTATTATTTAGAGTTCATAACATCGTTGTTAGCACCTTGTATTATGTCGTCATTCTGCTGAAGATCACAAGACTTGGCCTGGATCCCTAGAGGACTGGACTGCCTTAGTTTGATTCTGTTTCCAGCTTGCAAAAAGCGTCTTatagttaaaagaaattaaaatgttaaaatctaCATCCTAGACTTAAAATGAGTTAACTTTAGGGGGCCGACTGGGTGACGTAGTGGTTAcatttgcatgttctgctttggcggcctagggtttgcaggttcagatcctgggcacagacccacacaccactcgtcaagccatgctgtggcagtatcccatatacaaaatagaggaagattggtgcacacgttagctcagggacaatcttcctccagcgaaaagaagaagattggcaacagatgttagctcagggctaattttcctcaccaaaaacaaagagttaactttaaacatatttcagaaaacattttaatgattaTATGATATTTTTGATCCCAATACCCAGGACTACCTTAATTTTTAGATATCTGGCATCGTGGGTCAGAATGCTTTCCAATTGTTGTTTTACTCTGAGGTTGTGGACATGGGTGACTAGAAGCCTCAAAGTGCTATCAGAGGGATGGCTTTGGAGATTTGGAGGGCTGTGGGTAGAGCAAGTTTATTGGGGAAGATGAGTTCAACTTTGGATGTGTTAAATTTTAGATACTACTTGGCATCCCAGTGGAGATGTTGAGTGGGCAATTGTAATGTGCAGGTTTGGAGTTCAGGGAGAGAGTCTATCCTGGAGAGAGAAATTTAGGAGTCAGTATTGGGACGATATCTGAGAGCCCAGGGGCTGGCTGAGATCACCTACCAAGTGAGtgcatatggaaaaaaataggactcaggaaatgaaggacaaaaaagaGAGGGTGACCTGAAGTAGCCCCCAAGGTTAGGTCTCTTTGGTAATGGGAGGGTAGGCTGGGGATTCCAGTAGTCTAGTTAAAGTTCTTGGGCCTTGACAGTGAAGGTGTGAGGAAACATATAAAGCTTTATCCTGGGCAGTGTTTGCAAAGCAAAGCTCAGACCAGGAGGTTTTGGCCAAACCGAATTATTTGGCCCTTTTTATGAGAATGATGCTGctagtaagagaaaaaaaaatcaaaatgtaacaGAAGGGTGTAAAGTGAAAAGTGAGCATTTGATGGGTGAGGGGGTAGTAAACGTTTGTTCCTCCAGCCCAGTCCCCAAGGTTATCTTATTAAGTTTCTTGTATACTCTTCCAGAAATGTTCTAAGCACAGAAACgtatatgttcttttttaaaaaactgggcGTCCCATGTatagttaaaatttctttttttccacctaCTGTATTTTGTATATCTTTCCATATGCATGGAGATTaacacattctttttaatgtaCATTATAAATAGAGTTTTCCGTGCTGTGCATGCAGTCATAGGGTCCTAAGAACAGAGACCTTAAAAGTTAGGTTCCTGGAGCAGGAATCCCCTCTCAGATGTCCCCTGAGGAACAGGCTCATAATCTCATTCCAGTTTGGATTGTTAAAGAAGTATTGTTTATTAAGCCAAAGTCGGATTCCCTGTAACTATGCATTAACagtaattgtatattctagtgctTTATAGAAAACATCTAAACCTCCAGCATAATGGTAAATGTTTCTCTGCCAGACATGTGGCCTCTGCCAGACATGTGGCCAAGCACTTTGATTACAtactctatttcattttaatccttttaaaaaccCTGAGTTGGATGAGATTCTGAGGTAGTAGGTTGGATATTCAGGACTCAAACTTAGGCAAAGCCTGAATTCTCTTTACGAAGTGTGAAAGCCAAATGTCTTTAGGGGCTGAACCAAGAAATGGGGGGATGTAGAGGTATGGACAGTAGTAGTGGGGACCAAGGTCAATTGTGAAATGTATGTTTTACCTAAAAGCagccttctccccctccctcccctctttaaAGTGTTGGCCAAATCATGTGCCTTAGCTTTatgagggttttctttttttttttttttattatttttttaaaaattttttattgagttattgataggttacaatcttgtgaaatttcaattgtacattaatgttagtcatgttgtaggtgcaccacttcaccctttgtgcccaccccccaccccacctttcccctggtatccactaaactgttcttggtccatagttttaaattcctcatatgagtggagtcatacacagattatctttctctcgctggcttatttcacttaacataattctctatGAGGGTTTTCTTATTGGCAACAACTCTTGTATGTCTCAGTCATTTCTGAGGCTAAAACTCCTCCCCAGTTGCATCAGCTGTTCCATGTATGATGGCAATTCCAAACCCATTGCCCCTGGATGAGCTTCACCAGGTCATTGTGCCAGAAGCACATTGACCACTTCGTTTCTACCAGGAATTTTTAGATGCTGAGGGTAGAACAGGGCTTGACAAGATAGGGCTTGGTCAGTGAGGAGCAGAGGTTGCAGACTAGTGGCCACAGATTTTGGCCTGCATTGTGTTTTTAGAAATGGAAAGGTTCACATGATCTTGATTTGgggcttttcttgaaaaatcaatagatttttctttgttactgAGAGGCTGCAACCAACTAGAACAAGAAAGTCAAGAGGCTTTGGCTGAGCAGAATTCCCCAGTTTACTGCAGTCCCCACCACTCAGTTAATTTTTTACCCAGCCTGCTAATTTTCTTCATTAAGGGCAAAGAGCATGTCTTACGGTCCCACAAagtctagcacagtgcttgtgGGCATTTAGGTTTATTGAATGAAGAACCGGATTCAAGAGTgtgataagtaaatgaaaagtaataggatatattggagtatatgaggaagccatttggtttgaaactaattcagcctgaccttgtttttccaaaagggcctgacgaggcctgttgagcatgcattgtatgtctgctttaaatatttactatgtcccaaagacaagaatgatgcccctaaAGATAGGGGTGTAACTTCCCCCCTTATCAGcgtttctttaaggataagcatctcttcctgggaactaaggattaattaccaacctgctgtgctcacttCGTGAACACTcacctgctgaccactgatctgctgtgccagctaagcgtCTTGTGACAGTTGTAAATGGGACATTCCTATCATGTGTGACATATGCTGTTTGTTCcgagatggtatataaccactctgtacaccccactttggtgcccttccttccttggggaaggaaggccctgggctagtcctcagatctggctcttaataaactcaccccaatgttgatttatagattgattatcaATTCTTTGCCTCAGAAAGTGCATTTCCTTCCCAGGACACCATGTTCCTTTGAGGTATGGATATGTGGGCTGGTACCATGTGATTCAGACTTTCCTAAATGACCCTCCATCAGCTCCCTGGCAGGCCAGCTTCTTTTCAAAGAGATTTGGTGCTACCTGGTGAGTCAAGTCTCTGCCTGGCACCCTCTACTTAGGCCAGTGAGTCCAATTCACAACCACCTGCAAGTCGTCTCCTCTAGGGTCGTTCAACATCCTGGCCAGCTGGCACATGAGATCTTCCTGTTACTGGTGCGGTGAGGGAGACTGGTAGAGGGACAGTAACAGCCTTGACTTTTCTGCTGACCTTCAAAGGGTCATAGACCAAATCCACCCACCTTGGTTGCATTGGTCTATTATCTATATTCCTATCCCGGGACTTCTCTGCTAGATTCAGTCCCAGAGGGTCCTGGTTTTGCAGGTGTGTAGTTGAGTCATGGATTAGTGCCTGGGTGGGAAGGGCATAGAAGGAATCTTGTAGCTTATTACAAGGTATTGCAATTTACcactggagcctcagtttccttatcttgtAAGGTGGGGGTAAACCAGTTCCTACCCCATAGggcagttgtgaggattaaataaaacaatgtggGAGGGTGCtttgcacagagcctggcacatagtaagcattcagtaaagaGAAGTTGTTTGAGAAAGTGAAGAAGGTCATTCCTTTGGCTTCAGAGAGTAGTGCCTGGGATGAAgctgaggaagagaggagaagagtgCATTTGTTATCTGTGGAGCCAAGCTGAACAATCTGCAGCttcatggcggaaccaccccaGATCCAGGGGCCGGAGCTAGCACGGCCGTCAGCCCCAGCCAAGGCAGGGCTCTCTTCCCTGACAGAACTGTCTACAGGAGACCGTAGGAAGTCTCCTGGCCCTTCTTTAGCAAGCAGCTGGGCCTGGGAAGCTGTGTGCTCCAGTCCTCTGGAacaagagaggaagggggaggaccAAAGTACCCACTGTAGCCAACATGTGGGTCACAGAGGCCCCTGCGCTGGAATGCCCTGCAGGGAAGGCCATGAAGACAGGGGGTGCAGCTGGAGATCAAACCACCTCTCCCTGGAGCGTGTTCTTCCCTCGTGCTTCTTTCTGTGGTTCCTATTTTCACCTCTTCTCTTTCTGCACTTCCTCTCCTCAGTCTTGCCCCTTGCTATtcagtgtggtctgtggaccaggagcatcagcatcacttgggagcttgttagaaacagaatctggttttttttttttttggaggacgattagccctgagctaacatctgatgccaatcctcctctttttgctcaggaagactggccctgagataacatccgtgcccatcttcctctgttttatgtgggatgcctgccacagcatggcttcacaagcagtgcgtaggtccacacccaggatctgaaccaggcagccaaagcagaacgtgcagatTTAACCGTTgcaccagtgggccggcccctaaacacaGAATCTTGAGCTTGCCTCAGCCCTGCtaaatcagaacctgcatttaaACAAGACCTCTAAAGGGTCCATTATGTTTCAGTATCTGAGAAGCACTGCCCTGGGGTGCCATGTTCCTCCTagtccatttcttcattttgggACTGGACCTCTGGCACAGCCAAATGGCTGCGGGTTGGGGGGCACCCAGAAGGTATAACCTCTCCTCCTTGATCCACAATTTTTCTCCAGCTAAAATGGTAACTcccagggtctttttttttttttttttgaggaagagtagccctgagctaacatctgtgcccatcttcctccactttatgcaagggacacctgccacagcacggcttgatcaGCGGTGTGTacgtccgcccccaggatccaaaccagtgaatcctgggccaccaaaacagagcacgtgaacttaaccactgtaccactgggccagtcccaacTCCCAGGGTCTCAAAGAAACTTCATGGAAATAGCACAGAAACAACACAAGAAGGCTTTGTGAAGGTCATTTTTGTGAGCAgtgagaaatcaaaacagaagtGCCACAGATGGGGAAGGTCTGGGGCAGCAGTGGACGCATGCTTTGGTTCTCTGAAGCCCAGGGGAAGGGAACAATGTGTAATTTGTGACCCAGTGAGAGGCAGGGTATgctttctctcagtttctgtgggaaACACACGTGGTGGCTCAGGAGTTTACCCTGAAGGTGAGGCACTGGCTTTCCTCCCTGtctctgtgggtctctgatgCCTCCATTCTTTCATTCTCACTAACTTAGAAAAGCCAACTTGAAAATGCTCTAATCTGAGGGATCAAGTGTCTTGGCCACGATGCTAGTCCTTGCAGAGGGTGTTCTCCAGGATTAATATCTGCAGAGTTTGCTCTGAGACCACCACGCACAGGACCAGTATCCCCCTGCAACTGAAAAGGTGGCAGCACCAGAATCATCAGCACAGCCTAGGAGGGTTTGTGACCTGGCAGAAGGTGACTTGCATCAGGCGAGAGGAGCCACTGTGAGGAGCTCGGGGTAAGTCAAATCTCTCTGGCCATAGCTACAGACTCCTGTCCCTGTAGTTGTGATTTCAGCGTTTTAGGATTTAAGAGCTGGCTGACAGGGGActtggtgagagctctctttccccttcttggGGAAGTCAGAACGTGCCAAGTATTTTCCACATTTAATGGGGAGTGAAACTACAGTGAGACCAAAAGAGCTATGGAATGATGCTGGCCCGAGATCAAGGGTTCCTGCTCGTTCTGAACATTGACTCAAGATGATCTACTGTTGCTCTCCCAGGTGTTTGCTTCCCACCTCCAGCAGGGGGCCAGGGAGTCTTCTCTCTTCCGGTCTTATCTCTTGATtggcaataaaataatttaacttctCAAGGCACAAAGATAGGATTTTACaatctagaaaaacaaagaaggcaGGCACAAAGTCTATAAGTCACATAGGGTGTTGGCTGGGTGGACCCACATTTACTTACCAAGGCCCAGGTCACTGAAACTTGATACTTGAGAGTACTTTGGGGGCAAAATATCTCTTTATTAAAACAACTCAGGTTAAACATTAACCAAAAAAAAGTAGACCACAAAGCTTTGAAAGCAGCTCCATCTTGATACAATTAGGTCCTCTGCATGTCTTAACTATTATCAGTCACAGCTTTAATCTAACCTTGGTCTTATCTCCAGACTTTGATTTAAATTTGCCTATTAATTCACCTTGAATTCTACTTCTAAGTTCATCCATGAAACATTTTTTGGCTCCTACTATAGACATAGCACCTCTAGGCATTAAACAGGAATCACCCGCTTCCTCTGGGATTTTGCAAcatactgttttctgtttctggaattgtttcttttgatgttggttcttatcttttctctcctattttccacatttttgtcgtctttccatattttgtctttttgatctCTTTTATGGAATTCTGATTTCCTCAGCTTTATCTTCCAACTCTTCTGTtatactttttggttttttggtatCATGGTTTTAATGTCCAAGGACTCTTTTTAATGGGCTGTGTATTCTTTTAATagaaatccatttttatttttggctataACATCTTTCCTTATCTCAATATGCTCTCTTatcaacataaaatatatacttatcaGCACAGCAGTCAAAgctatccttttaaaatatgtcatatcATGTCATTCCTCTAAAAATTCCACAGTGGCTCCACATCTGACTCACAGGGAAAGCCTGCATCCCTGCCATGGCCACCGAGGCCCAACGTGATCTCTTTCCTGTTGCCTCCCTGATGTCATCAGCCTCTCCTTGTTCActctgctgcagccacactggcctcctcagTGTTCTTTGACTTCTCTGGGCCCACTCCCACCTTAGCGCCTTGGCTttagctgttccttctgcctagaatccCTCACTCCTTCAAGATTTGCTCAAGTCACATCTTCTCAGTATGCCTGCCGTGGCCTCTGTTTAATAATGGAATGTGCCCATGCATCCATCCCATCCCTAGAC
The Equus przewalskii isolate Varuska chromosome 21, EquPr2, whole genome shotgun sequence DNA segment above includes these coding regions:
- the TMEM230 gene encoding transmembrane protein 230 isoform X2, which produces MMPSRTNLATGIPSSKVKYSRLSTDDGYIDLQFKKSPPKIPYKAIALATVLFLFGAFLIIIGSLLLAGYISKGEANQAVPFLIIGILMFLPGFYHLRIAFYAYKGYRGYSYDDIPDFDD
- the TMEM230 gene encoding transmembrane protein 230 isoform X1, which gives rise to MATLTFREKLTAKASRLWESSFFPDVMRSNLLKFKKSPPKIPYKAIALATVLFLFGAFLIIIGSLLLAGYISKGEANQAVPFLIIGILMFLPGFYHLRIAFYAYKGYRGYSYDDIPDFDD